The following nucleotide sequence is from Betaproteobacteria bacterium.
GACCGACGCACCGCCGCGCGCCTTCGGCCCGAGCGCGCCGCAGTTCGGCATTTCGTCGGTCAGCATCACCATCGAGTCGCCGATGCGGATGGCGGCGTGAATGAGCTTCCCGGGAGCGCCGTCGACGCGGCACATCTCGACCGCATCGAACGCCTTCTTGTAGAACTCGATGGCGTCGGCAGCACCAGCACACACGAGGTGTGGGGTCACGCTATGCATCCCGTCCGGAATCGGTTTCACTTCGGCAGTGCTCATTGTCGTTCCTCCTGCTGGGTTGATCTGCAAGATCGGGCATCCGCAACCGGATCATCGCCCGCACCACGCTACGACGAACCACGCAACGCGAGATCGACATCGGTCGCGAAATATTCGCTGCACGTGCGCGAGGCCGAATTCCCGCACGAGCGACTTCGGTCGATGCGCACGCACCATGACCCGGTGGTGCCCGCGCCGACGGCGCCCGGTCCAGCGAGTGGGGAAATGTGACCGCGATGCACAGCGATGATTCCGGGCCGACGCGCTTGCCCAAGCAGCCGCACGTGATCGCCTTCGACGATGCGCCCTTCGCGCGCGAGCACCGCGGCAACGTGCTGTTGGTTGGCGCCGTGTTCGCCGGCCTGCGCCTGGAAGGTGTCGTCACCGGAGCCGTCCGCCGCGATGGCAGGAACGCGACGCGAGTCATCGCCAGTCTCATCGCCAAAAGCCGCTTCCGGCAGCAGCTGCACGCCGTGCTACTGCAGGGGATCGCAGTCGCTGGCTTCAATGTAGTCGATCTCGCCGCCCTGCACCGGGAAGTGGCGCTGCCGGTCCTCGTCGTGGCACGCAGGAAACCCGACCTGACGGCGATCCGCCGGGCCTTGCTCGATCACGTGCGCGGTGGCGCGCGCAAGTGGCGGCTCATCGAGCGGGCCGGGCCGATGGAAGCAATCGGCGGTCTCTGGGTTCAGCGCACCGGCATCTCGTCGCAAGCTGCCGAAAAACTGCTCGCTCGCCTCACGCCGCGCGGTCGACTCCCGGAACCGATCCGCACCGCTCATCTGATCGCCGGCGCGCTCGCCCCCGGCGAAAGCCGGCATCGCGCCTGAATTCACCCAGCTGCGGCCTGCCGCTCGTCCCTATTCGGCCGTTTCCACCGGGTATCCAGTGGCATACGTGTTGCCTTTCAGCATGCACGCAGAACGCGAGTGCCGACCTGCTCCCGGCCTCCAGTCCAAAAGAACTCTGTGCCGGCGCCCGTCTTCGGACCGCGTCCTCCGTGGGCGAAC
It contains:
- a CDS encoding VOC family protein — its product is MSTAEVKPIPDGMHSVTPHLVCAGAADAIEFYKKAFDAVEMCRVDGAPGKLIHAAIRIGDSMVMLTDEMPNCGALGPKARGGASV
- a CDS encoding DUF99 family protein, which translates into the protein MHSDDSGPTRLPKQPHVIAFDDAPFAREHRGNVLLVGAVFAGLRLEGVVTGAVRRDGRNATRVIASLIAKSRFRQQLHAVLLQGIAVAGFNVVDLAALHREVALPVLVVARRKPDLTAIRRALLDHVRGGARKWRLIERAGPMEAIGGLWVQRTGISSQAAEKLLARLTPRGRLPEPIRTAHLIAGALAPGESRHRA